From the genome of Papaver somniferum cultivar HN1 chromosome 2, ASM357369v1, whole genome shotgun sequence, one region includes:
- the LOC113352265 gene encoding uncharacterized protein LOC113352265 — MRALINNSRRGGRVQLAEVIEEADKSPFTYEIMHADIPEKCVLPTLTSIFNGSESAVQHLKQYTLSLMQWGRNDAVLCRYFPASLAGEALAWFDGFSEKSVSSFKDLQKIFLATYISNNLLRPGIETLFNLRRRPTESLRGLVTRWRTVCSELAERVDERNFILSFVNSLIPTDLLYTQIFIIRNSITMNELREYQEEYIALEEKQKQVIEMTLAPAK, encoded by the coding sequence ATGAGGGCTTTAATAAATAACTCACGAAGAGGTGGAAGAGTGCAGTTAGCAGAAGTAATAGAGGAAGCAGATAAGTCTCCATTCACCTATGAGATCATGCATGCGGACATCCCGGAGAAATGCGTGTTACCAACACTTACAAGCATATTCAATGGATCAGAAAGTGCAGTGCAACACTTGAAGCAATATACCCTTTCGCTGATGCAATGGGGACGAAATGACGCAGTACTTTGTCGATATTTCCCTGCGAGCTTAGCAGGGGAGGCATTAGCCTGGTTTGATGGATTCTCGGAAAAGTCAGTATCATCATTCAAAGATTTGCAGAAGATATTCTTGGCGACGTATATAAGCAACAACTTGTTGAGGCCAGGGATAGAGACTCTGTTCAACCTGAGGAGAAGGCCAACGGAAAGCTTGCGAGGGTTGGTCACGAGATGGAGAACAGTGTGTAGCGAGTTAGCAGAGAGAGTTGATGAACGAAACTTCATCTTATCCTTCGTGAATTCTTTGATCCCAACAGACCTGCTGTACACACAAATATTCATTATTCGGAACTCGATAACGATGAATGAGCTGAGGGAGTACCAGGAGGAATACATAGCGTTGGAGGAAAAGCAGAAGCAGGTCATTGAAATGACATTGGCCCCAGCGAAATAA